The region CAGGCGTCCGCACGGCTTGGTGTGGGACGACCTGACGCCCGAGAAGTTTGCGGCCATGCGCCATTCCCCTGACGAAGCATCGGTCTCGTAACTGACCAGGGTGCTCCGACTCCCCCTTGACCCGTGGGACTTACTGCGACAGAAGCAACAACTTGCGCTAGCGAGACCAAAGTTATGTCCCCATAGCATAGTCACAGTGAGTGGTAAAATCGCACGGAACACAACGACGTGTGACAGGCGGGTCCTCAGTGGGCTACGAGATAGATTTCCTCCCCGTCGGGGAGGAGTCGAGCGGTGGCGATGCCATCGCTCTTCGTTATGGCAACCTCCACGGTCCGCGAGAAGAGCAGACCGTGATCGTGATCGACGGCGGCTACCTCGACGCCGGCGAAGCGCTCGTCGAGCACATCCGCACGCACTACGACACCGGCATCGTTGACCTTGCCGTTTCAACCCACCCAGACAGGGATCACATCAACGGGTTGCGGAAGGTCCTGGAGGAGATGACCGTCAAGAAGCTCCTTATGCACCAGCCGTGGAGCCATTCATCGGACATGGCACGGTCCAAGATGCTCCTCTCCTACAACGCGCGGTCGCTGCGTACCGAGCTGAGGGATTCGCTTCAGGGTGCGACGGACCTTGAAGAAGTCGCCAAGGCGCAGGGCGTGCCCATCGAGGAACCGTTCCTGGACTGGACGAGTGATGACGGCGTCCTCCGTATCCTCGGGCCCACCGAGGACTACTACCGGGAGCTGCTGGCGGAGATCGTCGAGCCCGACTCCCTACAGGAGGCCAAGAAGAGCTGGGAAGCCGCCATCCGGCAGATGCTTGCCAGAATGGTGCCGGAGACGCTCTGGACAGAAACGCTGAGCGAGGACGGGGAGACATCCGCCAAGAACAACACCAGCGCCATCTGCCTCCTGGAGGTCGACGGCCGGAAGCTGTTGTTCACCGGAGATGCTGGAATCCCCGCGCTCGGGCAAGCGCTCGACGTCCTCGAAGACGAGGGCTTCCAGCCCGGGAGCCTTGATTTCGTGCAGGTTCCGCACCATGGCAGCCGCCGCAACGTCAGTCCGTCGCTCCTTGACCGTCTACTCGGACCCAAGGGGCAGACGGTCGTTATCGGATCTGCCTACGCGTCCGTGCCCAAGAAGAACCCAGAGCACAAGCACCCCGCGAAGAAGACGACGAACGCTTTTCGCCGACGGGGGTATCCCGTGCACCTGACTGCGGGAGTGACCAAGTGTTCCGCCTACGACGCACCTCCTCGTGAAGGGTACGGTGCTTCAACTCCCGAGCCACTTCATACCGAAGTAGAAGACAGCGGGGACGCGTAGGTGCTGTGGCTCGACGACTACGAGCGCCGGGCGCGGCTTGCGCCCGGCCTCCTAGCCCTGCTGCCGGTCAGCGTTGCTCTGGCGGTCCTTGGCCTCAGCAAGGCTCCGGTTGTTGTATCGGTTCTCACCGCGCTCTCGCTGGCCGGCGGCCCGATCGTCTTGGCTGAACTCGTGCGTCACCAAGGGCGGAAGGTTCAGGAGACGCTCTGGGCATCATGGGGCGGCTCCCCGACCATCCAGAAGCTCCGTCTACGGCAACAGGGACAGAACTCGCTGCAACGGGAGACCTGGCGGCAGGCCGTGTCATCCGTGGCTGGGATCGAGCTTTCGTCGGCCCGTAGCGAGCGGACAAACACGGCCAAAGCCGATGAGGCGATCGAGGTTGCCATAGGCCAGATCCGGAGCATCACCCGGGATGAAACGAAGTTTCCGCTCGTGCGTGCCGAGAACCGAAGTTATGGCTTCCACCGGAACCTCTACGGTATCCGATGGGCTGGACGAATTACCGCGCTCCTGGTGGTGCTCGGTATCCTGGGATACATGCTGTGGCTCGCGAACGTCGAGCATCAGCCTGCGCTCACGCTCGTGAATGCCCTTGCCCTTCTCGCCGCCGTTGCCTGTCTCGCTATCTGGTGGATCCTCCCTTCACCCGTGCGGATGAAGGACGCAGCAGAGAGGTACGCCTACGAGCTGCTGCAAGCTGCGGTCGTGCTCAACGCAGAGAAGGGCGAGACCACCCCTGAGGGGAGCCAGTAGCGCCGCCGTGTCTGCGAGGGCAGTTCCGCGCAGGCAGCCAACTGCACCGCCACCGGACCGCGCAGCATCGAGGATTGCGTCACCCCGCAGGGCCTGGTCGCGTTCCGTGGCAACCACTACTCGGTCCCGCCCGGACTTCCCGGCGCCCAGGTCACCGTCACGATGCGGCTGGGCGAGGACAGCCTGCGGATCGCCACCGCCGGACGGGCCGTCATCGCCCAGCACCACCGGGCGCCCGACGGTGCCGGGTAGACCGTCCGCGACGCCGGGCACGTCATCGCGCTGGAGCGAGCGGTGCTGGCCTCGTTCACCGACCGGGCGCCCTGCAAGTCGAAAGTCCGCCGCCCGCCGTCGGCGGCCGCGCTGGCCGAGGCCGAGCGCCTGCGCGGGCAGGCCACCGGCTCGACCGCCGAGCGGGTCGTGATCGACCTGTCCACCTATGCCGCCGTGGCCGACCGGCTGCGGACCGCCCCGACGCCCGAGGAGGAAACCAGCGAGTGAGCACATCACCAGCCCACATGAGTGAAGCACGCCGCTATGCGCAGTTGCGGGCTCACCTGTCCTATCTGAAGCTCAACGACGCCTTCGAGGCGCTGCCGCGGGTGCTGGACCAGGTCCGCGGGGAGAACCTGTCGATGACGGCTGCGCTGGAGCGGCTGCTGGAGATCGAGGTCGAGGCCACCGAGGCCCGGCGGTTGGCGGCACGCTTGCGGTTCGCCTGCCTGCCGGAGCCGTGGACGCTGGCGGATTTCGACTTCTCCGCGCAGCCCGGTGTCGACGAGAAGCTGATCCGGGACCTGGCCACCCTCCGCTTCCTCGACGACGCTTCCAACGCGTTGTTCGTCGGCCCGCCCGGGGTGGGCAAGACGATGCTGTCGGTCGCGCTCGGCAGGGCCGCGGTCGACGCCGGCCATCGCGTTTACTTCACCACCGCTGTCGGCGTACACGGGTGAGTGGCCCTGGCAAGATTTCCGTGAAGCCGGGGTGTGCCACCATGCGCCGGTGACGTTCCGTCACAGGTAGCGGCGTCGGAGCGAGGCCATGAGGATGACGCGGTGGCGAAGCAACCGCACCCCCGCACGTCCAGCCATGATCCGTTTCTGGAGTTTCAGGTCGGTGATGCGGCCTTCGTTGACGCCGGAGTTGAACCGGGTGGTGATGCCCTGCACTACTGCGTGCTGGTCTTCGCGGATGGCCTTGGCCAAGCTGGCCAGTGCTGGGAGATGGGAAGCGGCGAGTTCTTCGAGCCAGCCAGGCAGAGAGGTGGCGTCGCGGGCGTCGAGCATGGCGGCGAACTGACGCACCAGGTCGTGGGTGCGGTCCAGCTCCGGGCAGCGTTTGAGCAGCCGTCGGAGTGCCTCGGTGGCGTGGAGGCTGCGCCGTGATGGCTCGGTGGTGATCCAGCGGGCGACTTCGCGGGGCGAAGGCGGCCGCTCGCGTGGGGTGTCGATCGGCAGGCCGCGGCGGAGCGGCGCGATGGCCATCTTGACCCGCTGGTAGTTGCCGCGGTAGCCCTTAGCGACGATCTCCTGGTGCAGCACGGTCGCGGTGTGCTCGCCCTCCTCCCACCGCTGCCTCAAGTACTCCAGGTAGGGGTCGAGGCTGGTTGGCCGACGGGGCCGGGGACGGCGAACGCATTCCTGCCAGGTGGCGGCTCGCGCGTATTTGCCCACGGTGCGTCGGTTCAGGCCCAGTTCGCGGGCTGCGGCGTTGAGCGAGCGGCCGGTGTCGGTCGCCGCGTGCACCGCCTCGAACAGTCGTTTCGCATGACGGCGGGCAGGGGTGTCGTCACTGTCGGACGGTCCCGCCGAGTTCGCCGATGGCGGTGGGGGTTCGGGGTCCCCCATCGCGGCGGGCAGGCAGCCGCGATGGGCGGCGGCAATGTCCCCGACCCGCTTCGACAGGCCCTGCCACAGGTGGAAGCGGTCGCTGACCTGCACCGCTTCCGGTGCGCCTTCGGCGATGCCCTGCCGGTATATGAGCGAGCCGTCCCGGCAGACCACCTCGACACCGGGGTGGGTCCGCAGCCAGGCGGCCAGCGGCCCGGCGTCTCGCCCGGCCCACAGCTCGATGGGCAGCCTGGTATCGGCATCCACCAGCAGGGTTCCGTAGACGTCTGCGTACAGCGCGAAGTCGTCCACGCCCAGCACCCGCGGGGTCGGTGCCGGCGGAAGCGGCAGGCGCATCAAGTGGAACAGCACGCTGGTCCGCGACAGCGGCACCTTCAGTATCTGCAGGAGCCGGGCCCCGCCGCGGCCGGCGAGCAGCACCCCGGCCATCTCCACCAGGTGCTGCAGCAGTGGACTGCGGCGCTGGTAGCGCGCCGTCAGCCCCTCGACCTGCTCGGCGAACGTCCGCCGACCGCAGCCCGGACCGTCGCAGAACAACCGCCTCACCGACAGCCCGATCAGCACCGGGCGTCCACCGACAGCGACATCGGCCAGCGTGCGGCCATAGCGACTATGCACCCGCGCAGAACCGCGACCGCAGTCCGGACACGCCACCGCCGACTCGCCGGTGCAGGCCGCAATGCGGACCACACCGCCCGCTACCCACACTCGTTCCACCCGCACCGCATCGAGGTGCGGAGCCGTGATCCCTACGAGGTCGTCACACTTGCTGACAGTGCCACTACCTGTGACGGAACGTCACCGGCGCATGGTGGCATACCCCGGCTTCACGGAAATCTTGCCAGGGCCTCTTATCCGTGTACGCCGACAACCGCGGCCGAGCTCGCGGCCAAGTGCCACAAGGCCGCGCTCGATGGCCGGTGGAAGACCTGCATGAACTTCTTCGCAGGTCCCAGGCTTTTGATCATCGACGAGCTCGGCTATCTCCCGCTGCCCGAGGACGGCGCCTCCGCACTGTTCCAGGTGATCAACCAGAGGTATCTGAAGTCGAGCACGATCTTGAGCACCAACGTCGGCATTGCTGATTGGGCCTCGGCGTTTGGGGACGCGACCGTTGCCGCGGCGATGCTGGACCGGCTCCTGCACCGGGCCACGGTGGTCGGGATCGACGGCCCGTCCTACCGGCTCCGCCACCACCAAAGCCACGCCGAGACGCTTCGTCAGGGAGTGAACGCCCGTGTCTCTTGAACCCACCAGCCCCGCAAGCGAATTCGACCGCACCTGCCCCGAGTGCGGCGCCGGTTTCACGGTCGACTCAGCGGCCAGCCGCCGCAAATACTGCTCGCCGGCCTGCCGCGAGAAAGGATGCGCGCACCTGCCCAAGCAGCGGGTCTGCCCGCAGTGCGACAAGGAGTTCAC is a window of Streptomyces mirabilis DNA encoding:
- a CDS encoding Mu transposase domain-containing protein, producing MEDCVTPQGLVAFRGNHYSVPPGLPGAQVTVTMRLGEDSLRIATAGRAVIAQHHRAPDGAG
- a CDS encoding ATP-binding protein — its product is MHPRRTATAVRTRHRRLAGAGRNADHTARYPHSFHPHRIEVRSRDPYEVVTLADSATTCDGTSPAHGGIPRLHGNLARASYPCTPTTAAELAAKCHKAALDGRWKTCMNFFAGPRLLIIDELGYLPLPEDGASALFQVINQRYLKSSTILSTNVGIADWASAFGDATVAAAMLDRLLHRATVVGIDGPSYRLRHHQSHAETLRQGVNARVS
- a CDS encoding ComEC/Rec2 family competence protein; protein product: MGYEIDFLPVGEESSGGDAIALRYGNLHGPREEQTVIVIDGGYLDAGEALVEHIRTHYDTGIVDLAVSTHPDRDHINGLRKVLEEMTVKKLLMHQPWSHSSDMARSKMLLSYNARSLRTELRDSLQGATDLEEVAKAQGVPIEEPFLDWTSDDGVLRILGPTEDYYRELLAEIVEPDSLQEAKKSWEAAIRQMLARMVPETLWTETLSEDGETSAKNNTSAICLLEVDGRKLLFTGDAGIPALGQALDVLEDEGFQPGSLDFVQVPHHGSRRNVSPSLLDRLLGPKGQTVVIGSAYASVPKKNPEHKHPAKKTTNAFRRRGYPVHLTAGVTKCSAYDAPPREGYGASTPEPLHTEVEDSGDA
- a CDS encoding ISL3 family transposase, which encodes MRVERVWVAGGVVRIAACTGESAVACPDCGRGSARVHSRYGRTLADVAVGGRPVLIGLSVRRLFCDGPGCGRRTFAEQVEGLTARYQRRSPLLQHLVEMAGVLLAGRGGARLLQILKVPLSRTSVLFHLMRLPLPPAPTPRVLGVDDFALYADVYGTLLVDADTRLPIELWAGRDAGPLAAWLRTHPGVEVVCRDGSLIYRQGIAEGAPEAVQVSDRFHLWQGLSKRVGDIAAAHRGCLPAAMGDPEPPPPSANSAGPSDSDDTPARRHAKRLFEAVHAATDTGRSLNAAARELGLNRRTVGKYARAATWQECVRRPRPRRPTSLDPYLEYLRQRWEEGEHTATVLHQEIVAKGYRGNYQRVKMAIAPLRRGLPIDTPRERPPSPREVARWITTEPSRRSLHATEALRRLLKRCPELDRTHDLVRQFAAMLDARDATSLPGWLEELAASHLPALASLAKAIREDQHAVVQGITTRFNSGVNEGRITDLKLQKRIMAGRAGVRLLRHRVILMASLRRRYL
- a CDS encoding ATP-binding protein, which encodes MSEARRYAQLRAHLSYLKLNDAFEALPRVLDQVRGENLSMTAALERLLEIEVEATEARRLAARLRFACLPEPWTLADFDFSAQPGVDEKLIRDLATLRFLDDASNALFVGPPGVGKTMLSVALGRAAVDAGHRVYFTTAVGVHG